The following proteins are co-located in the Pseudoalteromonas sp. N1230-9 genome:
- the ilvY gene encoding HTH-type transcriptional activator IlvY yields MDHKHLNYFLALAKTLHFARASELCHISAPTLSRNIKQLEDEVGAVLFNRDNRTVKLTQEGKAFCDYANATLASWHRFKADIQEPQQHIYGNVSIYCSVTASYSFLHQILEQLRMQHPYIEITLNTGDPALAINRVLDGHEAMAIAAKPVKLPGQIAFTSIGYSPLVLIGPKIACPISDQLKDLETINWSNLEFIVAEQGLSRQRLEQWWRKKNIHGRIYAHVAGHEAMVSMVSLGLGVAMVPKIVLDNSPLKEKVQIISDAEKDIPGFEIGLAVLKKERHDPALNAIWEIAQSLLTY; encoded by the coding sequence ATGGATCACAAACATCTTAATTACTTTTTAGCCTTAGCTAAAACGCTCCACTTTGCTAGAGCCAGTGAGCTTTGCCATATTAGTGCTCCTACTTTAAGCCGTAATATCAAGCAGCTTGAAGATGAAGTGGGCGCAGTATTATTTAATCGTGACAACCGCACAGTTAAGCTAACTCAAGAGGGAAAAGCATTTTGTGATTATGCCAATGCGACGCTTGCCAGTTGGCACCGATTTAAAGCTGATATCCAAGAACCACAACAACATATATACGGAAATGTCAGTATTTATTGTTCTGTTACTGCCTCATATAGCTTTTTACATCAAATTCTTGAACAACTGCGGATGCAGCATCCTTATATCGAAATTACACTCAACACAGGTGATCCCGCGCTCGCCATAAATCGTGTATTGGATGGCCATGAAGCCATGGCGATTGCAGCAAAACCAGTTAAATTACCAGGGCAAATTGCCTTTACCAGTATCGGGTACTCTCCGTTGGTACTTATCGGACCTAAAATAGCCTGTCCTATCAGTGACCAACTTAAAGATTTAGAAACAATTAATTGGTCTAATTTAGAATTTATTGTTGCTGAACAAGGATTGTCTAGGCAGCGATTAGAGCAGTGGTGGCGAAAGAAAAATATTCATGGTCGTATTTACGCCCATGTAGCAGGTCATGAAGCCATGGTTTCGATGGTAAGTTTAGGTTTAGGTGTTGCGATGGTGCCTAAAATTGTACTTGATAATAGTCCGTTAAAAGAAAAGGTTCAGATTATTAGTGACGCAGAAAAAGATATTCCAGGCTTTGAAATTGGCTTAGCAGTGCTTAAGAAAGAGCGGCATGATCCCGCATTAAATGCTATTTGGGAAATTGCGCAGTCGTTACTAACTTATTAA
- a CDS encoding chitinase, translated as MKTHSIKLLALQVALIASANALTIVDDPNNPNGYLLSRAELNAARDAKASDPMYQTWAKALETRDNSIVEAITPNNASNPENVKRVERVFGQQEWDFLTGMAAPEYTYTRFLRAIGKFPAFCGEYTDGRDSDAICKKSIITAFAHFAQETGGHIGKDNISDNPLQLEEWQQALVHVREMGWSEGQAGYTTGCGQNDWQNRRWPCAEGQGYFGRGAKQLSYHFNYGAFSEVMFNGDATVLLNNPSLVADSWLNLASAIWFFLTPQAPKPAMLHVIDRTWVPSQKELSAGIGYGFGTTINVINGGIECGEQNRTKGQPVNRIRYWEGLSNYYYIPIETDEENTCWQQTPFGSLNLNDSTDVLYTNWEADWAYYSDRPGGQSFECKLVGYQTAYSALVPDDYEKCVTNFYQSHVNWPQVTVVDTLTPPEGNPPVGGVAAWDSTKVYVKDDKVSFNNVIYIAKWWTQGDSPETANGPWSAVN; from the coding sequence ATGAAAACCCACTCTATCAAACTGCTTGCTCTGCAAGTTGCTCTTATCGCCTCTGCTAATGCATTAACGATTGTTGATGACCCGAATAACCCAAACGGCTATTTGCTATCTCGTGCAGAACTAAATGCGGCTCGCGATGCTAAAGCATCCGACCCCATGTATCAAACCTGGGCAAAAGCGCTTGAAACGAGGGACAATAGTATTGTTGAAGCTATTACACCTAACAATGCAAGCAACCCTGAAAACGTGAAACGTGTTGAACGAGTCTTTGGTCAGCAAGAGTGGGACTTTCTGACGGGAATGGCTGCGCCTGAGTATACCTACACACGTTTTTTACGGGCAATTGGTAAGTTTCCTGCTTTTTGTGGTGAATACACTGATGGCCGAGATTCCGATGCTATTTGTAAAAAGTCTATCATCACTGCATTTGCACACTTTGCACAAGAAACCGGTGGTCATATCGGCAAAGATAATATCTCTGACAACCCATTACAACTCGAAGAATGGCAACAGGCTTTAGTCCATGTCCGCGAAATGGGGTGGTCAGAAGGGCAGGCCGGTTATACAACAGGGTGTGGTCAAAATGATTGGCAAAATCGCCGTTGGCCATGCGCAGAAGGACAAGGTTATTTCGGCCGCGGTGCGAAGCAGCTTTCGTATCATTTTAATTATGGTGCATTTTCGGAAGTGATGTTTAATGGTGATGCAACTGTGCTACTTAACAACCCAAGCTTAGTAGCAGATTCTTGGCTTAATCTTGCCTCAGCTATTTGGTTTTTCTTGACACCTCAAGCACCAAAACCGGCGATGCTACACGTTATTGATAGAACTTGGGTGCCATCACAAAAAGAGCTCAGTGCGGGAATCGGATACGGTTTTGGCACAACAATTAATGTAATAAATGGGGGAATTGAATGTGGCGAGCAAAACCGCACCAAGGGACAGCCAGTAAATCGCATTCGCTATTGGGAAGGTCTATCGAATTACTATTATATTCCGATTGAAACAGATGAAGAGAACACCTGCTGGCAGCAAACTCCTTTTGGTAGTTTAAACCTTAATGATTCAACCGATGTTCTCTATACAAATTGGGAAGCAGACTGGGCATATTACAGCGACAGACCAGGAGGCCAATCATTTGAGTGTAAGTTAGTTGGTTATCAAACTGCTTATTCAGCATTGGTTCCTGATGATTATGAAAAGTGCGTAACAAACTTCTATCAATCGCACGTAAACTGGCCTCAAGTAACAGTCGTTGACACGCTAACACCACCAGAAGGTAACCCTCCGGTAGGTGGTGTTGCTGCATGGGACAGTACAAAGGTATATGTTAAAGATGACAAGGTAAGCTTTAACAATGTTATATATATCGCTAAGTGGTGGACTCAAGGTGACTCGCCAGAAACAGCTAATGGTCCTTGGTCAGCTGTAAACTAA
- a CDS encoding GGDEF domain-containing protein: MILSAHVEHSLSYSSSCLKRAIPLMVKYKMPITPLNYALWYCYVSGRNKALNGELDNIIRTFSTCDQERAKYLFNKYLSQDDLSLFYQLSNDFNGVVSNVQQGINDTLVHSIQFNQTLQECREQLNDVNLSDGDSFDNVLDCVERLSGESAALQDRAQDFQNQLAQAYAEISELKQELTLSKNKAEKDTLTGLYNRGKFDEDISRFCQAAHLAGLAVLVMVDIDHFKQFNDTFGHQKGDQVLRAVASKLLKHVSSVGQVYRFGGEEFCFTAHFASVSDMTNFTQQLRIAISKLQVKKPKSTNVLSKITASFGIAIKSKNSQPEQLIAKADQALYLAKEHGRNRLEIVEE; the protein is encoded by the coding sequence ATGATTCTGTCAGCTCACGTTGAGCATTCGCTGAGCTACTCAAGTAGTTGTTTGAAGCGCGCTATTCCCTTAATGGTTAAATATAAAATGCCTATTACACCGCTTAATTATGCGTTGTGGTATTGCTATGTGAGTGGCAGAAATAAAGCGCTTAATGGAGAACTTGATAATATTATTCGCACATTCAGTACATGCGACCAAGAGCGAGCAAAATACCTTTTTAATAAATATTTATCTCAAGATGATCTGTCTTTGTTCTATCAACTATCGAATGATTTCAATGGTGTGGTAAGTAATGTTCAGCAAGGCATAAACGACACGCTTGTTCACTCTATTCAGTTTAATCAAACACTCCAAGAGTGCCGAGAGCAACTCAACGATGTAAATTTAAGCGATGGAGATAGCTTTGATAATGTGTTGGACTGTGTAGAGCGACTAAGTGGTGAGTCAGCCGCTTTACAGGACCGCGCACAGGATTTTCAAAACCAGTTAGCACAAGCCTATGCAGAAATATCCGAATTAAAGCAGGAGCTTACTCTATCGAAAAATAAAGCAGAAAAAGATACGCTGACAGGGCTTTATAATCGTGGCAAGTTTGATGAAGACATTTCTCGATTCTGCCAAGCGGCTCATTTGGCTGGTCTTGCGGTGTTGGTGATGGTTGATATTGATCATTTTAAGCAATTTAATGATACATTCGGACACCAAAAGGGAGACCAAGTTCTGAGAGCTGTAGCGAGTAAATTACTCAAACACGTTTCGAGTGTTGGGCAGGTTTATCGCTTTGGTGGGGAAGAGTTTTGCTTTACTGCACATTTTGCAAGTGTCAGTGATATGACTAACTTCACTCAACAGCTTCGCATCGCGATATCGAAGTTACAAGTCAAGAAACCTAAATCGACAAATGTGTTAAGTAAAATAACGGCAAGTTTTGGGATTGCTATTAAGTCTAAGAATAGTCAACCAGAACAACTGATTGCCAAAGCTGACCAAGCTCTTTACCTTGCTAAAGAGCATGGAAGAAACCGTCTTGAGATTGTTGAAGAGTAA
- a CDS encoding MipA/OmpV family protein: MKTITINNWVIMCVLIFISMNQVCAEDSTRTERESRSASQEVEANKWYLGVNTGVGVITNPLHGGKNLPLILLPEIAYYGEKWFFDNGRLGYAFHETSSHVFNVVAEFNPETRFFIDFHPSNVFALQTSSSFVNSTEKNELNAERISVNDISKRRWALDAGLSYHYIHNNHIFSLQALADVSNVYKGTRSAVQWQTHQQIGQLELTPSLGVWYKSAKLNDYFYGLSAKETSDGKIGVGSSWQPYAKIDARWPLSEGNSLRFHLAYYDYSGVDDSPLFEHTYSMTAFIGFNHIF, translated from the coding sequence ATGAAAACGATAACGATCAATAATTGGGTAATAATGTGCGTCTTGATTTTTATATCTATGAATCAAGTCTGTGCAGAAGACTCAACCCGAACAGAACGAGAAAGCCGTTCAGCATCTCAAGAAGTTGAAGCTAATAAGTGGTATTTGGGTGTCAATACGGGAGTTGGGGTGATCACAAACCCGCTGCATGGGGGGAAAAATCTACCGCTTATACTCTTGCCTGAAATTGCTTATTACGGTGAAAAGTGGTTTTTTGATAATGGCCGACTTGGTTATGCTTTTCATGAAACGTCATCTCATGTTTTTAATGTAGTGGCGGAGTTTAACCCTGAAACGCGCTTTTTTATTGATTTTCACCCTAGTAATGTTTTTGCACTGCAAACTTCGAGCAGTTTTGTCAATTCTACTGAAAAGAATGAATTGAATGCTGAGCGTATCTCTGTGAACGATATAAGTAAGCGTCGTTGGGCATTAGATGCAGGCTTAAGTTACCATTACATTCATAATAACCATATATTCTCGCTGCAAGCATTAGCAGATGTATCCAACGTATATAAAGGCACAAGAAGTGCAGTTCAATGGCAGACACACCAGCAAATAGGTCAGTTAGAACTGACTCCAAGTTTAGGCGTTTGGTATAAATCCGCTAAGTTAAACGATTATTTTTATGGCTTATCGGCGAAAGAAACCTCAGATGGGAAAATTGGTGTTGGCAGTAGTTGGCAACCTTATGCTAAAATCGACGCCCGTTGGCCCTTGAGTGAGGGCAACTCACTTCGTTTTCATTTAGCATATTACGATTACTCGGGCGTAGATGACAGTCCGCTTTTTGAACACACGTATTCGATGACTGCTTTTATAGGATTCAATCATATTTTTTAA
- a CDS encoding DUF3019 domain-containing protein — translation MKFFVFSLGVFVAVFWGFPSHAQASLFDVSPKVCVVFQQHEFCDLELKISWQLTHPQDVCLYQNDQQVQCWQNMQKGRFSYKARVQVETIYSLVNPHTGSKVATAKVEVQSTEAKTTRRRLRSPWSFF, via the coding sequence ATGAAGTTTTTTGTTTTTAGTCTGGGTGTGTTTGTTGCTGTTTTTTGGGGATTCCCGAGCCATGCACAAGCATCTCTCTTCGATGTATCACCTAAAGTGTGTGTTGTTTTTCAACAGCACGAATTTTGCGATCTTGAACTAAAAATAAGTTGGCAATTAACACACCCTCAAGATGTATGTTTGTATCAGAATGATCAACAAGTTCAGTGCTGGCAGAACATGCAAAAAGGCCGCTTCAGCTATAAAGCGCGGGTTCAGGTTGAAACAATATACTCCTTAGTCAATCCGCACACGGGGAGCAAAGTTGCGACAGCAAAAGTTGAAGTGCAGAGCACAGAAGCAAAAACGACAAGACGAAGATTACGCTCTCCGTGGAGCTTTTTTTAA
- a CDS encoding response regulator: MTKILLVEDDLGLQQLTRDYLQHNGLDVAVLERGDEVFEYLENNPVDLMILDVMLPGKDGFSVCRQVRDKFNLPILMLTAKGEDFDQVIGLELGADDYVIKPAEPRVLLARINALLRRGHATTKAPEEITFGDLSIDKTSRIVTLKGNEITLTSHEFELLWLLASNAGEVLSREHVHQHMIGRQYDGLDRTVDVRVSRIRKKLGDNSDKPYRIKTVWGQGYLFVSDAWEI; encoded by the coding sequence ATGACAAAGATTTTACTTGTTGAAGATGATCTCGGTTTACAACAGTTAACACGAGACTACCTTCAGCACAATGGGTTGGATGTTGCGGTCCTTGAACGCGGCGACGAAGTTTTCGAATACCTAGAAAATAACCCTGTTGATTTAATGATTCTTGATGTCATGTTACCAGGCAAAGATGGCTTTAGTGTGTGCCGTCAAGTACGCGATAAGTTTAACTTGCCAATTCTTATGTTAACCGCGAAAGGTGAAGATTTTGATCAGGTCATCGGTCTGGAGCTTGGTGCTGATGACTATGTAATCAAACCGGCAGAACCACGTGTACTACTTGCAAGAATTAATGCGTTACTGCGCCGTGGGCATGCAACGACTAAAGCCCCTGAAGAAATCACATTTGGTGATTTATCAATTGATAAAACGAGCCGCATTGTTACACTAAAAGGCAATGAGATTACACTTACATCACATGAATTTGAACTGTTGTGGCTTTTGGCTTCCAATGCAGGTGAAGTGCTAAGCCGTGAGCATGTCCATCAACATATGATTGGACGTCAATATGATGGTTTAGATCGCACTGTTGATGTTCGGGTATCAAGAATCCGCAAGAAGTTAGGTGATAACAGTGATAAACCATACCGTATTAAAACAGTTTGGGGACAAGGATACTTATTCGTATCAGATGCTTGGGAAATCTAG
- a CDS encoding ATP-binding protein, whose product MGKLFASLYLYIIVSLFLVSGVIEQLWPYEDSQQQIALDKEFGKSLWLLSQTKDGLSKLQNEFDSEIIDRNDLALPDDLKADLASHHYLYLFNQQQEVVWYITLNDQQLLQIGPLTVSNPSFSSVWPYFLLLMVVGVPVGLWSFLLWRDFNKLTLACEAVGGAQDFELHDASKSFFLPITDTLSAMQERIQYLLAAQQELTSSVSHEFRTPLARLKFAIAMLEEQVENEQSFTYLDNMHADIVELEALVSEMLEYARLESHKPNLINRSCDLTALVTSVVNKLEFATDIDVQIKAPLSLIYKCDEHFMARCIQNLLGNAQKYAAHTIIVSLEEHNKELVITVEDDGPGIAKSEWESVFKPFTRLDKSRDKKTGGFGLGLAIVAKIISWHRGTYEVNDSELGGAKFTIRLFNTEHY is encoded by the coding sequence ATGGGGAAGCTGTTTGCGAGTTTATATCTTTATATAATCGTTTCTCTGTTTCTTGTCAGTGGGGTCATCGAACAACTGTGGCCCTATGAAGACTCCCAACAGCAAATCGCACTCGATAAAGAGTTTGGTAAATCTCTTTGGTTATTAAGCCAAACTAAAGACGGCCTATCGAAACTCCAAAATGAATTTGATAGTGAAATCATCGACAGGAATGACTTAGCACTTCCTGATGATTTAAAAGCCGATTTAGCTTCTCACCATTATTTGTATTTATTTAACCAGCAACAAGAGGTTGTTTGGTACATAACTCTCAACGATCAGCAATTACTCCAGATTGGTCCATTAACTGTATCAAACCCAAGCTTTAGCTCTGTCTGGCCTTATTTTTTACTATTGATGGTCGTCGGTGTTCCCGTAGGCTTATGGAGTTTTTTACTGTGGAGAGATTTTAATAAGCTGACCCTTGCTTGTGAGGCTGTAGGTGGTGCGCAAGATTTTGAATTACATGATGCTTCAAAGTCTTTTTTCTTACCGATCACCGATACTTTATCTGCCATGCAAGAGCGTATTCAATACTTATTAGCAGCACAGCAGGAGCTAACCTCATCAGTTTCTCATGAATTTAGAACGCCGCTAGCGCGTTTGAAATTCGCAATAGCAATGCTTGAAGAACAAGTAGAGAATGAGCAGTCTTTTACCTATTTAGACAATATGCATGCAGATATTGTTGAACTTGAAGCGTTAGTGTCAGAAATGCTTGAGTACGCACGTTTAGAGTCCCACAAGCCTAACCTTATCAACCGCTCATGTGATTTAACTGCCCTCGTTACCAGTGTGGTTAATAAACTTGAGTTTGCGACAGATATAGACGTGCAAATAAAGGCACCGCTTAGCCTAATTTATAAGTGTGATGAGCACTTTATGGCTCGCTGTATTCAAAACTTATTAGGTAATGCGCAAAAGTATGCTGCACATACAATCATTGTTTCCCTTGAAGAGCATAATAAAGAGCTTGTCATTACCGTTGAAGACGATGGACCTGGAATCGCTAAAAGTGAGTGGGAGAGTGTGTTTAAACCATTCACGCGTTTAGATAAAAGTAGAGATAAGAAAACAGGTGGTTTTGGCTTAGGGTTGGCGATTGTTGCTAAAATTATCAGTTGGCATCGTGGTACGTATGAAGTGAATGACTCTGAGTTAGGCGGTGCAAAGTTTACCATCCGCTTATTTAATACAGAACATTATTGA
- a CDS encoding DUF3820 family protein — protein MDTAQLKQAINTKMPFGKYAGRPLLLLPEPYLVWFKQQGFPAGQLGAQLAMMYEVKLNGLEQMLMPLLDNK, from the coding sequence ATGGATACAGCTCAACTTAAACAAGCCATTAATACGAAAATGCCATTTGGCAAGTACGCTGGACGCCCTCTTTTGCTATTGCCTGAACCTTATTTGGTGTGGTTTAAGCAACAGGGCTTTCCAGCAGGTCAGCTTGGTGCTCAGCTCGCAATGATGTATGAAGTAAAACTAAACGGATTAGAGCAAATGTTGATGCCTCTTTTAGACAATAAATAA